The Vibrio orientalis CIP 102891 = ATCC 33934 genome segment GGCCTGAATAGCGCGCAGTAAGCGCTGTCCCACCCAAGTTAGATAATTGTTCAGTGTGGCCTTTTACGTTTAAGCCGTGTTCGACGGCAGCTTGAAAGACTTTTTCTGTTTGGGATAGGTTGAAGCCAATGGACTCACAAAAAACATCGACGCTGGTGGCTAGCTGCTCTTCAGCGACAAAAGGGATGATTTCGTTACAGACTAAATCGATGTAATCATCGGCGCGGCCAGCATACTCAGGAGGCAGGGCATGGGCTGCAAGAAGTGTCGTAGAAACGCGAATCTTTCTATGCGCTTCTAGCGCTTTTGCAGCGCGTAGCATTTTGATTTCGTCATTGATGGTTAAACCATAGCCTGACTTTACTTCAACACTGGTCACGCCGGTTTGAATTAAGCCATCTAGCCTTGGCAACGCGAGCTCGGTTAATTGCTCTTCACTGGCTTGGCGAGTCGCTCTAACCGTAGAAAGAATACCGCCGCCTTGTTTGGCTATTTCTTGGTAGGGAACACCGTTAAGGCGCTGTTCAAACTCGTCCGCTCGGCTACCGGCAAAAATGAGGTGGGTGTGACAATCAATAAAGCCGGGTGTGACCAGTTTACCTTGGCAATCGTAA includes the following:
- the hutI gene encoding imidazolonepropionase gives rise to the protein MSFCSDLVLSNAKVVSMTPGQDGYVLSPLCHLLIKDGRIAAVSQQPIESQNTYDCQGKLVTPGFIDCHTHLIFAGSRADEFEQRLNGVPYQEIAKQGGGILSTVRATRQASEEQLTELALPRLDGLIQTGVTSVEVKSGYGLTINDEIKMLRAAKALEAHRKIRVSTTLLAAHALPPEYAGRADDYIDLVCNEIIPFVAEEQLATSVDVFCESIGFNLSQTEKVFQAAVEHGLNVKGHTEQLSNLGGTALTARYSGLSADHIEFLDEEGVKALAKSNTVATLLPGAFYFLKETQLPPINLLRQHQVPMAIATDLNPGTSPFADLTMMMNMGCTLFGLTPEETLRGVTANAAKALGYGATRGQIATGFDADLAIWDVSHPAEFSYFQGAPRLSARLVAGELDHV